CCAGCATGAAAGTGAGGCTCGGGGTCCCTATATCCATACCCCACTCACCTGCCTTGCTGTTGAGAGCTCTGAGAGCAAGCGTGGTTTGGGGAAATGGACCTGTATCACCCAGGCAGGAGGTTTTCACGTTGTTGCTGGTGGCTGGTATGGGAGAGGTAGAGAAAGGCGGGGAACACCTGACGTGGTGCCCAGCATAGAGGACCCGAGGATGAGGGGGAATCTCAGCTTGTCCCTTACTCCTAACTGGGTGGAGAAGTCAGACTAGATGGCACCTCTTCTGTCCCGACTTGCCAGCCTCTTGGCACACAGCCCACATCCCAGCCCATTCCCCACAGTGCTCGGGAGAGCCTGTGGTTGGGGACCCACATAGACAGTGTTACcttctccatgtctttttttcctttttgaacttGGTTTGCCTACTTAACCCTTCCTGAAGTTTGACAGATTAGCTTCTAAGATAACTTATAATGAGGAGATGTGTGCTAAGAAGTCAGGGAGGGTAATAGATATGTGGTGCCCCAGTCCTGCTGTCTCCTGGCTTGTGGCACTGGGAAGGGCCATGTGTCTGCTGATGCATGGAGGCGGTTGGATTTAGCACGACTGCAAAGACGGGGTGTGTGcaggacaggggctctggcctTGGTTTTTCCCAGGATTGCTGTAATTTCCCCATTACTAGTGTCCTCCTTGCTCCAGTCCAGATTCAACATTGAAGCCAAATGggtctttctaaaatataaaccaGATTCTGTCCCTATTTTGCTTAAAATGCTTTGGTGACATTGTCTTCTGGGTGAAACCCTAAACCCTTCGCCTGGGCACACCAGCCTCCTTTAAACTggtcctttcctgcctcctgcctcatctcccacctcacccccattAATTGGCTCGATTATCATACTTAGTGTTTGGACTGTGGTGCGATTGCCGCTTCTGTAACTCTCCTCTGCCCTGGTCTTTCCCTGACAATACCCTCCTGTCCTTCATGATCCAGCGCAGGGTCGTGTTCTCCCGGTGGTTTTTCCCTGATTGCCACTCTGTGCACAAGGGTTTTCTGTTACCCTGTTCATGCTTTTTTAACTTTAGTCGTTACTGATGATATAGTCACCTGCTGAAATGTCGTCCCAGCACCACTGCCCACTCTATTACAAGCTCCTTGAGGTTGGGGACTTCCAGGCTCTCCCATCTCCTGTCCAAATGTCTGGCATGtgtgggaggtttttttttttttggccatgccacatgctttgcaggatcttagttcccggatgAGGGATCCAACTCATGCTCCTTTGTAGTAGAAGTATGAagttctaaccactagaccaccagggaattctgtgTGGTGTATGTTGAAGGAACGAATAAAAGCTGTTTTAGCACTTTGCTGGACGCTGCCACAGCTGGGGAGGCAGAGGTCCCAGCCACCAAGGCCACGATAGGACATTTTTGCTTTATCCTGATCCAGAATTAATCTGACTTCCTTCAATGTCCCCTTGTCTGGGAAGGTTCATAATCTTAATTGAATCTTCTTTAATTTGCTAGGCTGCGTGGATGCCTGGGAGCCCAAAGTGCTGCGGGCAGGTATGGGCGCGCACTTCCAGGTGCCCATCATCAACAACCTGGACTGGGAAGCAGTGCCCGACCACCTGCCCACTGACACCCGCGTCTACGTGGCCGACAACTGTGGCCTTCACGTGCAGGCCCAGGCCCAGAGGTCTAACAAGGCCAGTGACTACGGCTGGGTACGTGACCAACGCCCACTGAAGTTTCATGAGTATGAGGAAGAGGATCTAGAGAGTGGAGCGAATCAAGACTGGCTCCCTGAACTTGAGGTCCAGAGTTACGACTCAGACTGGACAGAGGCACCGGCGGCCGTGGTGATAGGTGGGGAGACCCACGGCGTGAGCCTGGAGTCCCTGCAGTTGGCCGAGAGCACAGGGGGCGGGAGGCTGCTGATCCCCATCGTGCCCGGCGTGGACAGCCTGAATTCAGCCATGGCCGCGAGCATCCTGCTCTTTGAAGGCAAAAGACAGCTGCGGGTGAGGGTGGAACACTTGAGCAGGGACAGGCGTTAACACTGAGAGGAGGGCATGTGGAAGCCATCCTCAGCTTGAAGTTGTGTCTGGTTACTGGAAAAATAAGAACTTCCATGACTTTCTGCTCAGCCTCAAAAATAAGGAAGGTCAAAATTCCTCCTGAGGTCTCCCATCTTCCCACtgatttttatatgtgtgtgggtgggtaAGAGACAACAGTAAGTGCTTCTGTGGAGTAAGTGCTCCTCGTGGctcttatgtttttaaaaattgtccaccAAAGAGCATCTTTGTGCCCAGAAAGTTGCTGAAGGCATCATCTTGGGCAGGAGGACCCCTCCTTCCACAGCTGCAGGTGTTTGCAATCAGGGAGGGCTGGTTAGAGTGACCAGGCTTGGTCACTTACTCCTCTGATCATTGGTCAATGGAAAGTAAGCCCCTGTGAAGTGCAGACCAGTAGATTATGTTAAAATGCTTTGTTTATTTCAGTGCGGTCAGTGGGTCTCAATGCCCATCTTTTCATCTTGGCCTAGTGGTGAGGACATTGCTGAGAGATTAATGACCCAGGAAGCTCAGGGTACAGCTAAGGCATTCAGTAGTATTAATAGTGGTTCTTCTGGCTCGGCTGTGTTGATCTCTTGGATTGTTCATTCAGGCCATGACTTAGACACTGTTTATGTATGACacagttttttccccccatttctgGTGAAACAGCTCATTTCATCAGTTGGTATTATACCTTCTTAGCATCTCTGCAGATATTTGAAGACTCTcagttcagaaaaggaaaaagcagtttttaaatcTTCAGCTTAATCCTGCATCTCTCAACAAAGCCATACTCTTTGTAATAGCTTCCTGCTGTTAGTCCTGCTTTGTGTAACCCTTTTGGTTAAATGGAATGACTTGTTTACATTAACCCCTCGTCCAGCATAAACAGAACACTAGTGTTCTTGGTGCTGTGTGAACACAGGCTCCTGCACGGAGAGGGGCGGAAGTTCTGAGGATGAACACTGGGGGCCCTTGAGCCCACAGCTCGGCAGCAAGACCCTGCTGTTCTCTTAAACCAGGGCAGGCTGAATCCTTACTGAGCACCTGTGGGATGTAGCCAGGGACATGAGGACAGGGGCAGGTGGTGATCACTGTAAGTGACTATGGGAAGCGGCGGGTTGGGACTCGAGTATGGGACTGGCTTTTTTGCAGCCACAGAGAATATGGTTGGAGACCGAGATGCCAGCAGTGTAGTGTGAGCACCTCCCTTCCATATGGTGGCTCCTGCCTTGATTGGGCTTCCTTGGGAGCCCCTCAGCTGCTCGTCCCAGGGAGGTCCAATGAGTTGCAGCATGCCCCAGAGGAACTAGGGACCTCTCCTAACCCCTTCACCTCGCCCAGGTCCCTGGTAAACCAAAAGGTAACGCATGGCTGTGCCCAAGTGGCCCCGGTGGGACTGCTTTGTTATGTTGGAGAGGAGTGGGTTTTGCAGGAGCAATCTCTCTGGTTGGCTGTGCTCTCTCAGGCTGACAGGCTGGAAGCTGCTCTGGTCTGGACCTGCCCAGAGCCCCACGTAAATGTTGGGCGACAGCAGCCCCTGGAATGTCCTTGAGAGCGTCTATCCCCGTCGGCCTTTAGAAACTAGAAGAGCCCGCAGCCTTTGTACTGTGCTGAGCCCACAAAGGCTGCGTGTGGCCTTCTCTGCCAGCCTCACAGCCACAATGCCTGCAGGTGAAATGGGCGGACAACCCACAGAACAATACCACTCTACTGACAGTCTCCCGACACCTTGGAAAAGTGCTAAAGAAACATACATCACTGAAAAGAGGCTCCATGCCTTTTCAGCATGAAACCAGCCTCCTCGTAATTTTATCCCTGGGTTTTTGTCCCTGCTGATTTTTGTCgcaaaataaaaaccaatgaaAGAACAACATACCTGTATCTTGTCTTTGTTCAGAAAAACAGTACTGCAAAAGAGCCTACGCCGGTTTTATCCTGGttgtaaaaaggaaaagaaatttgcGTCCCCTTCTCTTTATGATCAATGACTTGTATACCATGCcttgtgagttctttatatatttctggGTATAATTTAACAGAGGGAAGGGGCAgtctttccttttaaatgatCATGGGGGAGCAAGTGGTGGTGAAGTTTTTTACCTACTGATGGAAATTAGCTATCTTGAATCCTTCTCAGTTTTTTACCAATATTTATGTCACCATTTCGCCAGGAAACAGGGATGAAACTGAGCAGCACATGACAAGTAAAGAACATTGCTCGGCTGAAAGAAGCCTTCAGAAGGTTGGCCAGGCTGCCCCTTGCCTTTGTGCTGCACGTAGCTGTAGTGGTGGTATCTGCCACAAGGGGGCAGTCACACCTCAAAACGACTCCCAACGCTGAAGGGAGGGGTGGAGATTTCTCCTGGATGCAAGTTGTTGCaatcaagatcagatcagatcagatcagtcgctcagtcgtttccgactctttgcaaccccatgaatcacagcacgccaggcatccctgtccatcaccaactcccggagttcactcagactcacgtccatcgagtcagtgatgccatccagccatctcatcctctggcgtccccttcttctcttgcccccaatccctcccagcatcagagtcttctccaatgagtcaactcttcgcatgaggtggccaaagtactggagtttcagctttagcatcattccttccaaagaaatcctagggctgatctccttcagaatggactggttggatctccttgcagtccaagggactctcaagagtcttctccaacaccacagttcaaaagcaatcaAGAGGATGGAGTCAAGTCTCCCTCTACCACCCTGGGCCTGTGGCAAGCTCAGAGTTGCTGCAGTGGGAGATCCATCCACATTGTCATTTGTTCTCGGCAAAAATCTTAAAAGTACAGAAAGTTGGACCAAAAACTAAGGaggaaatggacagaaatgggaaGCAGCTGCTACAGAAAAAAACTAgcacatctttttcttttgaatggaGCCTCTGGAAAAGCAGCTCTCAGCAAACGCTGATGTCCCCAGGTTCTTTGAACATCCATTGGGAACCCGCCACCTCGCCCTCTAGGAGTTTCAAGATGGGAGGCATAAAAGCCCTTACCCCTCCCCAGCTTCGGTTGCTATCGCACCTTAGAATTTCAGTCATTCACAGACAAACGTATGGACACCAAAGCGGGAAGGGTGGATAGGATGAATTGGTAGACGGACATACATGGtataagaacctattgtatagcacagggaactctgttcagtgctctgtggtgaactaaatgagaaggaaatccaaggaataGGGGATATGCATACATGTGGCTGATGCATTTTGCTGTACCAGAaacacggctgctgctgctgctgctgctaagttgcttcagtcgtgtccgactctgtgcgaccccatagacggcagcccactaggctcctctgtccctgggattctccaggcaagaatactggagtgggttgccatttccttctccaatgcatgaaagtgaaaagggaaagtgaagttgctcagtcgtgtctgactcttagcggccccatggactgcagcctaccaggctcctccatccatgggattttccaggcaagagtactggagtggggtgccattgccttctcctagaaacACGGCAGTATTAAGCAATCACACAccaattaaggaaaaaaagtcatTAAGGCCCAGAGGATAAGCCAACCTTGAGGAACTGGTTTCTACGTTTCACCTGGAACCTCCTAGCACGTTCCCCAGGGTTATTAACAACACCAGATGTCACCACAAGCTGAGCTGCCTTTAGCTCCACTTTTGTTGTTACATCACGTGATGACCCCAGAAACAGCACCACACCCTGGCTGGTACTGAAAACCATCTGCTGCGCTGTGGACCCCTCTTGGCCAAGCAGCCTGCACCCTCTGTGGGAGCTGACCTGGCTGGCTCACctggaaaatgtgttttaaagaaaacactCATGTAAACACCTTTTACCTCCAAGATCTTACTTAGTTTACACCAATGAACATGCAAAGGAAATATGCTAGAAGCCAGATGAACAGACAAGCTGATGCGCTGCTGTGGGTGACTTGACAGTCCCTAAACCAGGGTCCCGAGTTACCTTGGAGCAGCTGCAAGCTGCTTTTTCAGCTGCACTGAAAGCCTCAGGAAGCCAGGCCGCTGCCCAAAGCACGTGTACCAAAAATCTGCACGTAGCAATGGCATCAGTTCTGTGCTGGCCACATCTGTAGGGAAGAGCAACTTTTTTCAACTGAGGCCTCGAGGTTGCAGAGGTGCTAGTgctagtcgctgagttgtgtccgactctttcgaccccatggactgtagctcaccaggctcctctgtccctgggactctccaggcaagaatactggcgtgggttgccacgtcctcctccaggggatcttcccgacccagggatcgaacccaggtctcctgcatttcaggcggattcttcacagtttgagctacagggaagttgGAGAGGCCCATCCCCACAGCTGCTGCTTCCTCAGAACGCAAGGAGAGAAtacaggaggaggagatgagggtCTGGCCTCCCAGCCTTGCTTGCACCTCTGTGACTGCAGGCCCGGAGGATGGTTTGGCTAGCTGGGGACTTCATATCCTCTGATGTCAAAGGCGATCTGGTTTGGGGGCCTGGGCCCTAACCATGCCTCCTCCTGTATCCCACTTCTAGCCCCGTGTGGTTGGCTTACTTGTGTGAGGCAAGTGCACCCAGGAATCAGACATGAGGCTGGCTGCACACTGGCCTACAGGCTGGGGGACAGAGGCTTTTGGGAGGAGGCGTGTGATTGCATGGAAACCCAACAGCTCCTCAGAACCATCCTACCTAAATCTAGCCACACATTTCCTGCCTTGGGAAAGTATTCCAGAAGGCCCAGGGGGTGGGACACAGGCTGAACAATGAAATATAATGACTTCTCTTCATGCTTTCACACTAAAGGTGTATCTAGAACATCCTGATGTCAGACTTCCTCCAGAAGGAGAAATCCCAGCCATAGAGTGGACTCCATATCATACTTTCCTACATCTGAGCCTACTGTTTCCTGGAAAATATTCCTTCCTTCACACATGCACTACTTGCTAATAACGAATAACCAATATTGAAGCTAACAAACAATAGCCATTTGTCTGCAGAGAACTTCCCCTTGAGCAGCCTGCTTGGAGGAAAGGAGTGGGTGCTCGCTCAACAGGGGTTGGTGTTGAGCAAAGAGCGACTTAGGATTAGGGCTCACTGAACGCAGCTGCTTCAGGGTGAATGGAAGATCCTGAGCTCCAGCCCGTCCTCGGTCCACACAGCAGCATCTGGAGAGAAGCTGCAGGGGCACTGCCACAACCCACAGCCCTCACTTCTGTCCTGCTGAGGTCCTGGTCCTGGCAGGCAAGCAGAGGCCTGCCCAGGGAGGGGTGGAGGTCCACAGTGAAACAACGCCGGCACCCTGGAGGGGCTGGACCAGGAACTCACTTGGGCCCTCCCAGAGCTGCCATTCCAAGGCCTCTCCGCGTGGACACGCCTGTGCGTGTGTGTAGCTTTTTCCCTCCGGTGACCTTACTGGGTCCAGCAGACTCTACCATGTCTCTATCGCTGCAGAATTCCCTTTGCTGCCCTGGAACAAGGCAGCAGGAGGAGAGAACAGCTTTTTAGTGTCTTTAATTAGGCAACAGGAAAAAACACAGTCTGGCTGAAAATTACCACTTGAAGCTTGGCTAATGCCAAAAACAGCAGAACAGACTCACTGTGCTCAGATAAGTGGGAGGCACTGATTCCAAGGACTCACTTGAGGCTAGGGGAGCAACCAGCGCCCCCACCCCGCTCCTGGAAGAGAAGGTGGTTCTCAGTCACCCTCCAGCTTTTACAGCGACCTGCTATACATAtctggactcccctggtggctcagatggtaaaggatccacctgcaatggaggagactcgggttcgattccctgagtggggaagattatcctggagaagagaatggctacccactccagtattcttgcctggaggattccatggacagaggagcctggtggaccatggtccattgggtcacaaagaattagacatgactgaagtgactgggcatgcatgccagtattctcacctggggaattcctttgacagaggaggctggtggactacagtccatggggtcacagagtccaccacgaatgagtgactaacacacataaatACCTATCCCCCAAacatacctttctttttttcttaaggagATCTTTACTGTTGAagataggttttaaaaaaaaaaatctcaactccgtttaaaaaaaaaaaaagggtagaaTCAGATCTGGAAGTCATTGTGACCACAGACTTGTAACCCCAGGGTGGCGTTTTTACAGCCACCATCCTGTCCCAGGCTGCAGGGCCCGGTTTCCTTTGCTGCTGGCGGAAGCCCTTGAATATGTCACAGCTGGTGTTTTAACCTGCTTCTAATTAGCGACCAGAATTTTAAGGTATTTTGGAGCTGCTTAGTAGGAATTAAGAAGCCACCCACTTCGTCTGCATCAATAACCTTTAAGATCTCTAGCATCTTGCACTATAGAGATTCTTCACTGGCGAAGTGACTCTCCCCTGGCATTTCCCCCCAAAGTTGCCACTGTATAAACCAGACGTACCTTTTTAGTAAAACTTCCCACTGATCTTAACCTCCACACCCCCTTCAAGAGGGGAATTCTGGTGTCATGGGTCCAGTTGACATTAGTGGCAAGTAGTTCAGCTGGCCCTGTATGGGCATAGAAGGATCACAGATGACCTCATTTTCCTGCTGCAATGATTTATGAGGACTCCTCACTGGATTTTGTTCCTTTTGCCTCAGAAAATAAGTAGCTGCTGAGAGAGACCACCTTTCCTCCAAGGCCATCATGGTACAGGGCACAGACAGAAAT
This portion of the Bubalus bubalis isolate 160015118507 breed Murrah chromosome 3, NDDB_SH_1, whole genome shotgun sequence genome encodes:
- the MRM3 gene encoding rRNA methyltransferase 3, mitochondrial isoform X2, which translates into the protein MTYPETQLCHTLPISLICDNLRDPGNLGTILRSAAGAGCSKVLLTKGCVDAWEPKVLRAGMGAHFQVPIINNLDWEAVPDHLPTDTRVYVADNCGLHVQAQAQRSNKASDYGWVRDQRPLKFHEYEEEDLESGANQDWLPELEVQSYDSDWTEAPAAVVIGGETHGVSLESLQLAESTGGGRLLIPIVPGVDSLNSAMAASILLFEGKRQLRVRVEHLSRDRR